AATCAACTACCTCGTCGGGGCTTTTCAGCAAACCGGCAATCCGGCTTATCGGGAAGCGGCTGAACGAGGTATTCGCTACCTGCTGAAGATGCAGCAGCCCAGCGGAGGTTTCCCGCAGTATTTTCCCGACGACAGGCTTTACCGCGCCCAGATTACCTACAACGACAACGCGATGGTAAATGCGCTGCGGGTGCTGCAGGCAGTAGCCGAAAAGAAAGGTGCCTTTGCGCTAATCGACCCCACCCTGGTAGCGCCGGCGCAGCGGGCGGTAAGCCTCGGCGTGCAGTGTATAGTAAAAACTCAATATGTGCGCCGGGGCCAGCCCACGGTGTGGTGCGCCCAGCACGACCGCCTGACGCTGCTGCCCTGCCAGGCGCGGGCCTTTGAGCTGGCTTCGCTCAGCGGCTCCGAGTCGGTGGGCATTACCGAGTTTCTGATGAGCCTCGACCAGCCTACGCCCGAGGTACGCCGCGCTGTGACCGCTGCCATTGCCTGGTTTGAGGCTTCGAAGCTGGAGAATATGACGATAAAAGACGTTGCCGACCCCCGGGAGCCCAAAGGCCGCGACCGGGTGATGGTTTCCGAGCCTGGTAGTACCATCTGGGCCCGCTTTTATGACCTGGCTACCAACCAGCCTATTTACGTGGGCCGCGACAGCAGAAAGCATGCGCAGCTGGCCGATATCGAAGTGGAGCGCCGCACCGGCTACGGCTATGCCGGCACCTGGCCCGAAAAGCTGCTCACCCGCGAATACCCCAAGTGGCAGCAGAAATGGGGATATACTGCTCCTGCTGCCACCAACTAATTTGACTAATAATCTACTTACCTATATGTTATCTCTTTCGCAAGAGCTAGTGCGGGCCGGAGCCGCCAGCCCGGCCGTGGCGCTGCCCGCTGCTGCTTTATTCGACCTGCCCGAAAAAGTGCTGCAATTTGGCACCGGGGTGTTGCTGCGCGGCCTGCCCGACTTTCTGATTGACCAGGCCAACCGCCAGGGTATTTTTAATGGGCGCGTGGTAGTGGTCAAAAGCACGGATGGCGGCGACGCCACCGCTTTTGCCCGCCAGGATGGCCTGTACACGGTGTGCGTGCGCGGCGTGGAAGACGGCCAGCCCGTGAGCCAGGACGTAGTGTGCGCCAGTATCAGCCGGGTGCTTTCGGCCAAAAGCCAGTGGGCCGAAATCCTCGAGTTTGCCCGCAACCCCGACCTGCAGCTTGTGCTTTCCAATACCACCGAAGTAGGCATTGTGCTCGACGAAGACGACGACGTGCGGGCCGCGCCGCCACGCTCGTTTCCGGGCAAGCTATTGGCCGTGCTGCTGGCCCGCTACGAGGCTTTTGCCGGCGCCGGCGATAAGGGACTCGTCATTGTACCCACCGAGCTAATACCCGAAAACGGCACCAGGCTGCATGACATCCTGCGCGAGCTGGCCGAGCAGCAGGTGCCCGACAGCGGCTTTCTGCACTGGCTCGAAACGGCCAATACTGTTTGTAACTCGCTGGTCGACCGCATAGTACCGGGCAAGCCCGATGCAGCGGCCTACGCTACCCTAACGCAGGAGCTGGGCTACGAGGACGAGCTGCTTATTATGTCGGAAGTCTACCGCCTGTGGGCCATAGAAGGCGGCGAGCGGGTAAAAAGCGTGCTGAGCTTTCAGCAAGTAGATGCCGGCATTATTGTGCAGCCCGACATCAACCAGTTTAAGGAGCTGAAGCTGCGCCTGCTCAACGGTACGCATTCGCTGGCGTGCGGGCTGGCGCTGCTGGCGGGTGTGCCCACCGTGCGCGAGGCAATGGAGGACGACTACCTGCTCACCTATATCCGCAACCTGATGCTGGCCGATTTGCTGCCCGGCATCCCCTACCCTATCGATGAGAAAACAGGCCAGCGCTTTGGCATGCAGGTGCTCGACCGCTTCCGCAACCCGGCCGTAGAGCACCGCTGGCTGGCCATTACGCTCAACTACTCGGCCAAGCTACGGATGCGCGTTATCCCCGATTTGCTGCACTACTACGAGCGGCTTAAAGCCGTGCCGCAGTACGTGGCGCTGGGTTTTGCAGCCTACCTGCTCTTTATGCGCAGCACCCGCCAGGATGGCAAGGTCTGGTACGGCGAAACACAGGGCCACGAATACCCGATTCAGGATGAGCAGGCCAGCTATTTTGCCGACCTCTGGCAGCGCCTCCCGGCGGCCGAAGTAGCGCAGACGGTGCTCAGTAACGCCGGCTTATGGGACAGCGACCTGACTCTGCTGCCCGGCTTCGCAGCAGCCGTAACCGAGTACCTGCGGCAATTGCAGCAGCAAGGTGCAGCGGCTACTCTGGCCGCTAAATTGAATAAATCGCAGCGCGCAGCTGTTTAAGGATGGCTGGTTGAGAGCTCCCCGGCCCTTTCGACGGCCGGAATGACCACCTAACAGATAGTAAGCAGATAGTTATGAAACATTTAGTTGCGAAGATTCACCCCGCCGACAACGTGCTCGTCGCCCTCACCGACCTGCCCATTGGCACGCCCGTAACCTGGGACGGGGAAACCGTGACCACTACCGAGAAGATACCGGCCAAGCATAAGCTGGCGCTGCAAAACCTGGCCGCCGGCGACCCCGTGCACATGTACGGCGTGCTGGTAGGCAAAATGGCCTCGCCCGTGGGCCGGGGCGGCCTGCTCACCACGGCCAATATCAGGCACGCTACCGACTCGTTTCAGGAAGGCCAGCATCGCCAGAGCTGGGCGCAGCCCGACGTAAGTAAGTTTACGGAGCGCACCTTTCTGGGCTACCACCGGCCCGATGGCCGCGTGGGCACGGCCAACTACTGGCTGGTTATTCCGCTGGTTTTTTGCGAAAACAGAAATATTCAGGTTTTAGAAGAAGCTTTGGTAAACGACCTCGGCTACGCCCGCCGCAAGAGCTACCAGCCCCAGACCCAGGCGCTGCTTGAGCTGATGCAGGCTGGCAAGTCGGTAGAAGAGATTCTGGCCACCGACCTGCACTCGGCCGAGGTGAATCAGCAGAAAGTGAAGCCCTTCCCGAACGTGGACGGCATCCGCTTTCTGAGCCACGAAGGCGGCTGTGGCGGCATTCGCCAGGATGCCCAGACGCTCTGTGGCCTGCTGGCCGGCTACATCACCCACCCCAACGTGGCCGGGGCTACGGTGCTCAGCCTGGGCTGCCAGAATGCGCAGGTGAGTATGCTGCAGGACGAAATCAACAAGCGCGACCCGCACTTTGCCAAGCCGCTGTTCATTCTGGAGCAGCAGAAAATCGGCACCGAGGAAGCCTTGGTGAGCACGGCCCTGCGCCAGACCTTCGCCGGCCTCATGCAGGCCAACCAGCAGCAGCGCCAGCCCGCGCCGCTCAGCAAGCTGACTATCGGCCTGGAATGCGGCGGCTCGGACGGCTTCTCGGGCATCTCGGCCAACCCGGCCGTAGGCCACGTTTCTGACCTGCTGGTGGCGCTCGGCGGCTCGGTTATTCTGGCCGAGTTTCCGGAACTGTGCGGCGTGGAGCAAGAAATTGTGAACCGCTCGGTTGACCACGACACGGCCCAGCGCTTTACCTCACTGATGAAAGCCTACGGCGAAAGCGCCGTAGCCGTGGGCTCGGGCTTCGACATGAACCCCTCGCCCGGCAACATCCGCGACGGCCTCATTACCGACGCCATGAAATCGGCCGGCGCGGCCCGCAAGGGCGGCTCGTCGCCGGTAGTGGCCGTGCTCGACTACCCCGAGCTGGTAACCAAGCCCGGCCTGAACCTGCTCTGCACGCCCGGCAACGACGTGGAAAGCACCACGGCCGAAGTCGGCTCGGGCGCCAACGTGGTGCTTTTCACCACCGGCCTGGGCACGCCCACCGGCAACCCCATTGCGCCGGTCGTCAAAATCAGCTCTAATACCAAGCTGGCCGAGCGCATGCCCGATATCATCGACCTGAACACCGGCACCGTTATCGACGGTGAGGAAACCATTGAGCAGGCCGGCGAGCGCATTCTCGACTACGTGATTCAGGTAGCCAGCGGCCTGGAAGTGAGCGCCGTGCGCCACGGCCAGACCGACTTTATTCCGTGGAAGCGCGGGGTGTCTTTGTAGGTGACAGGTGCAGCCACTCTATTGAAGAACGTCATGCAGAGCGC
The sequence above is drawn from the Hymenobacter baengnokdamensis genome and encodes:
- the pelA gene encoding pectate lyase, translated to MKAVALFLGMSMGWATTALAGHRPAGPAYREPTDTTADKMLAFQRSVGGWPKAVDNAKVDYRHRMSTADLQAARRDDGRDDATIDNNATTREINYLVGAFQQTGNPAYREAAERGIRYLLKMQQPSGGFPQYFPDDRLYRAQITYNDNAMVNALRVLQAVAEKKGAFALIDPTLVAPAQRAVSLGVQCIVKTQYVRRGQPTVWCAQHDRLTLLPCQARAFELASLSGSESVGITEFLMSLDQPTPEVRRAVTAAIAWFEASKLENMTIKDVADPREPKGRDRVMVSEPGSTIWARFYDLATNQPIYVGRDSRKHAQLADIEVERRTGYGYAGTWPEKLLTREYPKWQQKWGYTAPAATN
- a CDS encoding tagaturonate reductase yields the protein MLSLSQELVRAGAASPAVALPAAALFDLPEKVLQFGTGVLLRGLPDFLIDQANRQGIFNGRVVVVKSTDGGDATAFARQDGLYTVCVRGVEDGQPVSQDVVCASISRVLSAKSQWAEILEFARNPDLQLVLSNTTEVGIVLDEDDDVRAAPPRSFPGKLLAVLLARYEAFAGAGDKGLVIVPTELIPENGTRLHDILRELAEQQVPDSGFLHWLETANTVCNSLVDRIVPGKPDAAAYATLTQELGYEDELLIMSEVYRLWAIEGGERVKSVLSFQQVDAGIIVQPDINQFKELKLRLLNGTHSLACGLALLAGVPTVREAMEDDYLLTYIRNLMLADLLPGIPYPIDEKTGQRFGMQVLDRFRNPAVEHRWLAITLNYSAKLRMRVIPDLLHYYERLKAVPQYVALGFAAYLLFMRSTRQDGKVWYGETQGHEYPIQDEQASYFADLWQRLPAAEVAQTVLSNAGLWDSDLTLLPGFAAAVTEYLRQLQQQGAAATLAAKLNKSQRAAV
- a CDS encoding UxaA family hydrolase produces the protein MKHLVAKIHPADNVLVALTDLPIGTPVTWDGETVTTTEKIPAKHKLALQNLAAGDPVHMYGVLVGKMASPVGRGGLLTTANIRHATDSFQEGQHRQSWAQPDVSKFTERTFLGYHRPDGRVGTANYWLVIPLVFCENRNIQVLEEALVNDLGYARRKSYQPQTQALLELMQAGKSVEEILATDLHSAEVNQQKVKPFPNVDGIRFLSHEGGCGGIRQDAQTLCGLLAGYITHPNVAGATVLSLGCQNAQVSMLQDEINKRDPHFAKPLFILEQQKIGTEEALVSTALRQTFAGLMQANQQQRQPAPLSKLTIGLECGGSDGFSGISANPAVGHVSDLLVALGGSVILAEFPELCGVEQEIVNRSVDHDTAQRFTSLMKAYGESAVAVGSGFDMNPSPGNIRDGLITDAMKSAGAARKGGSSPVVAVLDYPELVTKPGLNLLCTPGNDVESTTAEVGSGANVVLFTTGLGTPTGNPIAPVVKISSNTKLAERMPDIIDLNTGTVIDGEETIEQAGERILDYVIQVASGLEVSAVRHGQTDFIPWKRGVSL